The Shewanella japonica genome has a window encoding:
- a CDS encoding 5-formyltetrahydrofolate cyclo-ligase, with protein MSRDSIRRHIRQERNSMDQAEQNQLALIASRHLLSEIQQISAKRVAIYLGFDGELATNKLIEALWKLDVEVYLPRIHPFAKGHLLFVRYNPDTVMVNNRFDIAEPKLDIRHIITVDKLDMIVTPLVAFDDNGNRMGMGGGFYDRTLAQVKDNKPLAVGYAHDCQQVSYLPVEYWDIPLPIIITPTKRIAND; from the coding sequence ATGAGCCGAGATAGTATTCGTCGCCATATTCGTCAAGAACGAAATAGCATGGACCAAGCAGAGCAAAATCAGTTAGCGTTAATTGCCAGTCGCCATTTATTGTCGGAAATACAGCAAATTTCAGCCAAAAGAGTGGCCATTTATTTGGGGTTTGATGGCGAGCTTGCCACCAACAAATTAATTGAAGCATTGTGGAAACTAGATGTAGAAGTTTATTTACCTCGTATACATCCTTTTGCTAAAGGGCATTTATTATTTGTCCGCTACAACCCTGATACCGTAATGGTGAATAACCGCTTTGATATTGCCGAACCTAAACTGGATATTCGCCATATTATTACGGTAGATAAACTAGATATGATCGTCACGCCATTAGTCGCGTTTGATGATAATGGCAATCGAATGGGAATGGGCGGCGGCTTTTACGATCGCACATTAGCTCAGGTAAAAGACAATAAACCATTAGCAGTGGGCTATGCCCATGATTGCCAACAGGTGAGTTATTTACCCGTGGAGTATTGGGATATTCCATTACCAATCATCATTACCCCAACCAAACGTATCGCCAACGACTGA
- a CDS encoding UPF0149 family protein: protein MATPPSLCIEKLKKALDSAEIGQHPVEVHGALVGLICGGVEQANTAWLSPLLELMNDGQPLTTELQQLIGELFKDTATRLSDAEFGFSPLLPEEEEPLSQRLECLALWVQSYLTAIALIQPKLNGASSDVREIIQDLGAIAQVEFDVSDDDESEAAFIELHEFVRMAAVLCYSEFGPEIPLDETDATSPLH, encoded by the coding sequence ATGGCAACCCCTCCTTCTTTATGTATCGAAAAACTAAAAAAAGCCCTAGATTCTGCAGAAATAGGTCAGCACCCAGTTGAGGTGCATGGCGCATTAGTCGGATTAATTTGTGGTGGGGTAGAGCAAGCGAATACGGCTTGGTTATCACCGTTACTTGAACTGATGAATGACGGCCAACCTTTAACCACAGAGCTGCAGCAATTAATTGGCGAGTTATTTAAAGATACTGCAACCCGTTTAAGTGATGCTGAATTTGGTTTTTCGCCATTACTACCTGAAGAAGAAGAGCCATTAAGCCAACGTTTAGAATGTTTAGCTTTATGGGTTCAAAGTTATTTAACTGCCATTGCACTTATTCAGCCAAAGCTCAATGGCGCATCATCTGATGTACGTGAAATCATTCAGGACTTAGGTGCAATTGCCCAAGTTGAATTTGATGTCAGTGATGATGATGAATCAGAAGCCGCTTTCATCGAGCTACACGAATTTGTCAGAATGGCTGCGGTATTATGTTACTCAGAATTTGGTCCAGAAATACCACTTGATGAAACAGACGCGACCTCACCATTACATTAA
- the folX gene encoding dihydroneopterin triphosphate 2'-epimerase, translating to MSQAIIKVTNLRLRTFIGFNPDEREKQQDVVINIEIQYPADKSFETDDVADALNYKVITKKVIQHVEEGRFLLLEKLVADVLAICSEHPSITMSRVTIDKPHALRFADSVSLSLEQRK from the coding sequence ATTAGCCAAGCAATCATTAAAGTGACCAATCTTCGTTTACGAACGTTTATTGGTTTTAATCCTGACGAACGTGAAAAGCAGCAAGATGTTGTGATTAATATCGAAATCCAATATCCCGCCGACAAGTCATTTGAAACTGACGATGTTGCAGATGCACTTAACTATAAAGTCATTACTAAAAAAGTTATCCAACATGTTGAAGAAGGGCGCTTTTTACTGCTCGAAAAGTTGGTGGCAGACGTGTTGGCTATTTGTAGTGAGCACCCATCAATCACGATGTCACGGGTGACAATTGATAAACCTCATGCTTTACGTTTTGCCGACTCTGTTTCGCTGTCTTTAGAGCAACGCAAATAA
- the folM gene encoding dihydromonapterin reductase yields MKHTILITGVGKRIGYALAKHFIAQGHQVIGTFRTHYPSIDELAELGADLYQCDLTLTEEINDMLQRIVAQYSELNCIIHNASDWHNDKTSNEVSSADIMTRMMNIHVSAPYQINLALAPLLTASAKQQVGASNIIHITDYVAEKGSKKHIAYAASKAGLHNLTLSFAAKLAPEVKVNSIAPAMILFNEGDDDDYKVKALAKAILPVEAGNNEMISLVDYLTSSHYVTGRSYAVDGGRQLK; encoded by the coding sequence ATGAAACACACCATATTGATTACAGGGGTTGGTAAACGTATTGGCTATGCGTTAGCAAAGCATTTTATTGCCCAAGGCCATCAAGTGATTGGCACCTTTAGAACACATTACCCAAGTATTGATGAGTTGGCTGAACTTGGGGCTGATTTATACCAGTGTGACTTAACTCTCACAGAAGAAATAAACGATATGTTACAGCGCATTGTTGCGCAATATAGCGAGCTAAATTGCATCATCCATAATGCATCTGATTGGCATAATGATAAAACCTCAAATGAGGTGAGCTCTGCGGATATTATGACAAGAATGATGAATATTCATGTGAGCGCACCTTATCAAATTAACCTTGCTTTAGCGCCATTATTAACTGCCAGTGCTAAGCAACAAGTTGGTGCCAGTAATATTATTCATATCACCGATTATGTCGCCGAAAAGGGCAGTAAAAAGCATATTGCTTATGCGGCCAGTAAGGCGGGATTGCATAATTTGACGCTATCTTTTGCGGCAAAACTTGCGCCTGAAGTTAAAGTGAACTCTATTGCCCCTGCGATGATTTTATTTAACGAAGGTGATGATGACGACTATAAAGTGAAAGCTTTAGCAAAAGCGATTTTGCCTGTCGAGGCCGGTAATAATGAAATGATATCGCTGGTAGATTATTTAACCTCCAGTCATTATGTGACAGGCCGAAGCTATGCGGTTGATGGTGGCAGACAATTAAAATAA
- the folE gene encoding GTP cyclohydrolase I FolE translates to MISDEARKVQQVLIERGLETPLVENQMTSDQKIERIQGLMTEVVSTLGLDLTDDSLCETPHRIAKMYVNEIFSGLDYQHFPKVTQIDNKMGVEEMVKVSDVSVVSTCEHHFITIDGVANVAYMPKSKIIGLSKINRIVRFFAQRPQVQERLTQQILVALQTLLETEDVAVSMNATHYCVKSRGIMDTQSHTTTSALGGCFKSNPATRAEFYSKA, encoded by the coding sequence ATGATTTCAGATGAAGCACGCAAGGTGCAGCAAGTTCTTATTGAGCGAGGTCTTGAAACGCCATTGGTCGAAAATCAGATGACCAGTGACCAAAAAATAGAACGCATTCAAGGATTGATGACTGAAGTTGTCTCAACATTAGGTCTGGATTTAACCGATGACAGTTTGTGTGAAACACCACATCGAATTGCCAAAATGTACGTGAATGAAATTTTTTCGGGGCTCGACTATCAGCATTTCCCTAAAGTGACCCAAATCGATAATAAAATGGGCGTTGAAGAAATGGTTAAAGTCAGCGATGTCAGTGTTGTGAGTACCTGCGAGCATCACTTTATCACCATAGATGGCGTTGCCAATGTGGCTTATATGCCTAAATCAAAGATTATTGGTCTGTCTAAAATCAATCGGATTGTGCGCTTCTTTGCCCAGCGCCCCCAAGTGCAAGAGCGTTTAACGCAACAAATTTTAGTCGCACTGCAAACGCTTTTAGAAACTGAAGATGTCGCAGTCAGTATGAATGCCACTCATTATTGTGTGAAATCTCGTGGCATCATGGACACCCAGTCGCACACCACCACATCAGCATTAGGTGGCTGCTTCAAAAGCAACCCTGCGACCCGAGCAGAGTTTTACTCAAAGGCTTGA
- a CDS encoding O-acetylhomoserine aminocarboxypropyltransferase/cysteine synthase family protein — translation MKLESLALHHGYQSEATTKAAAVPIYQTTSYTFDDTQHGADLFDLKVPGNIYTRIMNPTTDVLEQRLAAIEGGIAALAVASGMAAITYAIQALTQVGDNIVSTSRLYGGTYNLFAHTLPRQGIDVRMAAYDDYEGLEALIDDNTKALFCESIGNPAGNVVDLQRLAEIAHKHGVPLVVDNTVATPVLCRAIDHGADIVIHSLTKYIGGHGTTIGGVIIDSGKFDWVANKARFALLNEPDPSYHGVVYTEAFGPAAFIGRCRVVPLRNTGAALSPQSAFLLLQGLETLSLRMERHCENALALAEYLADHPSVSWVNYAALTDSPQHERCQKITQGKASGIISFGIKASDAQAGKIAGGKFIDALQMILRLVNIGDAKSLACHPATTTHRQLDSDELAKAGVSEDLVRISVGIEHIDDIIADVSQALAAATQ, via the coding sequence ATGAAACTGGAGTCGCTGGCTTTACACCACGGCTATCAATCAGAAGCCACCACCAAAGCCGCCGCAGTGCCCATTTACCAAACCACTTCTTATACCTTTGATGATACCCAGCATGGTGCTGATTTATTTGATTTAAAAGTGCCTGGTAACATTTATACTCGTATTATGAACCCCACTACAGATGTGCTAGAACAGCGACTTGCAGCAATCGAAGGTGGCATAGCAGCTCTAGCTGTAGCATCAGGTATGGCAGCCATTACCTATGCGATTCAGGCGCTGACACAAGTGGGTGATAACATCGTTAGTACAAGCCGGCTTTATGGCGGCACCTATAATTTATTTGCCCATACGTTACCTCGCCAAGGCATTGACGTGCGGATGGCTGCTTACGATGATTATGAAGGGCTTGAAGCATTAATTGATGACAATACCAAAGCACTTTTTTGTGAATCTATTGGTAACCCTGCTGGTAACGTTGTTGACCTGCAGCGGTTAGCAGAAATTGCGCATAAACACGGTGTACCGTTAGTCGTTGATAATACCGTTGCGACCCCGGTACTGTGTCGTGCTATTGATCACGGCGCTGATATCGTTATTCACTCATTAACCAAATACATTGGTGGTCATGGCACCACCATTGGTGGGGTGATTATTGATTCGGGTAAGTTTGATTGGGTAGCGAATAAAGCGCGGTTTGCTTTACTGAATGAGCCAGATCCTTCCTATCATGGTGTGGTGTATACCGAAGCTTTTGGGCCTGCAGCCTTTATCGGTCGATGCCGTGTTGTTCCCTTACGCAATACTGGTGCAGCCTTATCACCGCAAAGTGCATTTTTATTACTTCAAGGGCTAGAAACACTCAGCTTACGAATGGAGCGCCATTGTGAAAATGCATTGGCACTTGCTGAGTATCTAGCGGATCATCCATCGGTTAGTTGGGTGAATTACGCCGCCTTAACCGACAGTCCCCAACACGAGCGCTGTCAAAAGATTACCCAAGGTAAAGCCTCGGGTATCATTAGTTTTGGTATTAAGGCCAGTGATGCACAAGCGGGTAAAATTGCTGGTGGAAAATTCATTGATGCACTGCAAATGATTTTGCGTTTGGTCAATATTGGTGATGCTAAGTCATTGGCATGCCATCCTGCTACGACGACACATCGACAGTTAGACTCAGACGAGCTGGCTAAAGCTGGAGTATCTGAAGACTTAGTTCGTATCTCTGTCGGTATTGAGCACATTGACGATATTATTGCTGACGTATCTCAAGCATTAGCGGCAGCAACGCAATAG
- a CDS encoding efflux RND transporter permease subunit, with protein sequence MNIAGYFVKNTVISWMFTLILLIGGLMAFTGLGQLEDPPFTIKDAVVVTLYPGATSTEVEEEVTYPIEKAIQALPYVDYIRSLSTSGMSQITVTMKNIYGPEELPQIWDELRRKVNDMSSSLPPGVQAPIVNDDFGDVYGIMLMVSGTDYSYRDILDYVDYVKRELELVPGVGKVSLAGNQQEQVFVEMSLNKAASSNIDPSLIQNLLNSQNMVSDAGNIRVSADNLKIRTSGGFKSVSELEELIIPGTQGDKLIYLKDVATVSRGFQNIPTNLLKFNQHDSINIGISFSTGVNVVEVGKAIDAKLASIESVRPAGMVIETMYNQPNEVDASVGSFVWNLIAAVVIVVGVLLVFMGFKSGILIGLILFLTCLGTFMLMLQAEIELQRISLGALIIALGMLVDNAIVIVEGILIGRQRGQTTLEAAQGIVKQTMWPLLGATVIAITAFAPIGLSPDSTGEFAGSLFWVLLFSLFLSWITAITITPFFAQLFFGSEAEKVEGEPKDPYGGAFFMYYKALLDVCMRFRWVSVIAVVIAFCASIYGFAYVKQSFFPPSTTPIFLVDVWMPEGTDIRETQTVVEGMEAIAFNLDNVEYVASTIGKGFPRFLLTYSPEKNYASYAQIALRTSDFETLSDVMVTFRRDVERSYPQAQLKFKRLEIGPSTDAKIEARISGADPDVLRSIAAQVMEIFNATPATVNVRHDWRERVKYIAPRFNETQARRLGIVKSEVDEALKFSFTGLQIGVYREGTTLLPIIGRLPEDERIDIESLESIRIWSPALSAFVPLQQVVDGFEVKFEDPIIQRRDRKRTLTVFADTDFEYGILPAELFAKIKPKVEALELPVGYELQWGGEYESSTDAQESLFATLPLGFLFMFLITVFLFNSVRKPLVIWACVPLAIIGITSGLLILDKPFSFMALLGMLSLSGMLLKNGIVLLDQINTDINEGIETFEAVFNSTVSRVRPVCMAAITTILGVLPLLTDAFFESLAAVVMFGLGVATMLTLIIVPVFYIIFFKVKYRNYKEF encoded by the coding sequence ATGAATATAGCAGGCTACTTTGTTAAAAATACTGTGATCAGTTGGATGTTTACCCTAATACTGCTTATTGGCGGTTTGATGGCATTTACTGGACTAGGCCAATTGGAAGATCCGCCTTTTACCATTAAAGATGCTGTGGTTGTCACCTTATATCCTGGTGCAACGTCCACAGAGGTGGAAGAAGAAGTCACCTACCCAATTGAAAAGGCAATTCAAGCATTGCCCTATGTCGACTATATTCGCTCACTCAGTACCTCGGGTATGTCGCAAATTACGGTAACCATGAAGAACATCTATGGCCCTGAAGAATTGCCGCAGATATGGGATGAACTGCGCCGTAAAGTCAACGACATGTCATCAAGTTTACCGCCAGGAGTACAAGCGCCTATCGTCAATGATGATTTTGGCGATGTGTACGGCATCATGTTGATGGTGAGCGGCACGGACTACAGCTATCGAGATATTCTCGATTACGTCGACTATGTAAAACGTGAGCTCGAATTGGTGCCAGGTGTCGGTAAAGTGTCATTGGCAGGGAACCAGCAAGAGCAGGTGTTTGTTGAAATGTCGTTGAACAAAGCGGCGAGTTCTAACATCGACCCCTCATTGATTCAAAATCTACTTAACTCGCAAAACATGGTGTCAGATGCGGGTAATATTCGGGTATCTGCCGATAACTTAAAAATTCGTACCAGTGGCGGCTTTAAGTCTGTCAGTGAGCTTGAAGAGTTAATCATTCCCGGTACCCAAGGTGACAAGCTAATTTATCTAAAAGATGTCGCTACTGTTTCTCGTGGTTTTCAAAATATCCCGACCAATTTACTCAAGTTTAATCAGCATGACTCCATCAACATAGGTATATCGTTTTCGACTGGGGTCAATGTTGTTGAGGTGGGTAAAGCCATTGACGCAAAACTTGCCAGCATTGAAAGTGTACGCCCTGCAGGTATGGTGATTGAAACCATGTACAACCAGCCTAATGAAGTTGATGCCTCCGTCGGCAGCTTTGTGTGGAACCTCATTGCAGCAGTGGTGATTGTTGTAGGGGTATTGCTGGTATTTATGGGCTTTAAATCAGGGATATTAATTGGATTAATCCTATTTTTAACCTGTTTGGGCACCTTTATGCTGATGTTGCAGGCTGAGATTGAACTGCAACGTATCTCCCTCGGGGCATTAATTATTGCCTTAGGGATGCTGGTGGATAATGCCATTGTGATTGTTGAAGGCATACTCATCGGTCGGCAACGTGGACAAACAACCCTAGAGGCAGCTCAAGGCATCGTTAAACAAACAATGTGGCCATTACTTGGCGCAACTGTCATTGCGATTACAGCTTTTGCACCCATTGGGCTCTCTCCAGATTCGACGGGTGAATTTGCAGGGTCGTTATTCTGGGTATTACTGTTTTCGCTGTTTTTATCTTGGATTACTGCGATCACGATTACGCCATTTTTCGCGCAATTATTTTTTGGCTCGGAAGCTGAAAAAGTGGAAGGTGAACCAAAAGATCCGTATGGCGGTGCCTTCTTCATGTATTACAAGGCACTACTTGACGTGTGTATGCGCTTTCGTTGGGTCAGTGTGATTGCCGTTGTTATTGCGTTTTGCGCCTCTATTTATGGCTTTGCTTACGTTAAGCAATCCTTTTTCCCGCCTTCTACCACACCTATATTTTTAGTCGATGTGTGGATGCCAGAAGGGACCGATATTCGTGAAACTCAAACCGTCGTTGAAGGGATGGAGGCCATCGCGTTTAACCTTGATAATGTCGAGTATGTGGCATCTACCATAGGTAAAGGTTTTCCTCGTTTCTTATTGACTTATTCGCCTGAGAAAAATTACGCATCCTATGCGCAAATTGCGTTAAGAACATCAGATTTTGAAACCTTATCTGATGTGATGGTGACCTTTCGCAGGGACGTAGAGCGCAGTTATCCGCAAGCGCAGCTTAAATTTAAGCGCTTAGAAATTGGTCCATCAACGGATGCCAAAATCGAAGCGAGGATCAGCGGCGCCGACCCTGATGTATTGCGTAGTATTGCAGCACAAGTGATGGAGATATTTAATGCTACGCCAGCCACAGTCAATGTACGTCACGACTGGCGTGAGCGGGTGAAATACATTGCCCCTCGGTTTAATGAAACCCAAGCTCGCCGTCTAGGTATTGTAAAAAGTGAAGTCGATGAGGCATTAAAATTTTCGTTCACTGGCTTACAAATCGGGGTTTACCGTGAAGGAACAACCTTGCTGCCGATTATCGGTCGCTTACCTGAAGATGAGCGCATTGATATCGAATCCTTAGAGAGTATTCGTATTTGGAGCCCAGCGCTAAGTGCCTTTGTACCTCTGCAACAAGTGGTTGATGGTTTTGAGGTGAAGTTTGAAGATCCTATTATTCAACGTCGGGATCGTAAACGTACCTTAACTGTATTTGCCGATACCGATTTTGAATACGGTATTCTCCCAGCTGAACTGTTTGCCAAAATCAAACCTAAAGTAGAGGCACTCGAGTTACCAGTAGGGTATGAGCTGCAATGGGGAGGGGAATATGAATCATCGACAGATGCGCAAGAGTCATTATTTGCGACCTTGCCATTAGGCTTTTTATTCATGTTTTTGATTACCGTGTTCTTGTTTAATTCGGTAAGAAAACCCTTGGTTATCTGGGCTTGTGTACCATTAGCTATTATTGGTATTACATCTGGATTGTTAATCCTTGATAAACCATTTAGCTTTATGGCGTTGTTAGGCATGCTCAGCTTATCGGGCATGCTACTGAAAAACGGGATTGTTTTATTGGATCAAATTAACACTGACATCAACGAAGGAATAGAAACCTTTGAAGCTGTGTTTAACTCAACGGTGAGTCGTGTGCGACCTGTTTGTATGGCCGCCATAACCACGATTTTAGGTGTGTTGCCACTGTTAACCGACGCTTTCTTTGAGTCGCTTGCAGCAGTAGTCATGTTCGGTTTAGGGGTAGCAACCATGCTGACTCTGATCATTGTTCCAGTGTTTTATATCATCTTCTTCAAAGTTAAGTACCGAAACTATAAAGAGTTTTAG
- a CDS encoding cell division protein ZapA, giving the protein MSNSAIDISLLGRTYSIACPKGQEEALRSIAKGVEQQLTNLKARTNNLSREELAIMAALNIGYELHEEQQKNKQYMAQMDERISLLQSTLENSLLERTKED; this is encoded by the coding sequence ATGAGTAACAGTGCTATTGATATTTCCCTATTAGGGCGCACCTACTCTATCGCTTGCCCGAAAGGACAAGAGGAAGCGTTGCGCTCGATTGCCAAAGGCGTTGAGCAACAGCTAACTAACTTGAAGGCACGTACCAATAATTTAAGCCGTGAAGAATTAGCCATTATGGCCGCGCTGAATATTGGCTACGAGTTACATGAAGAGCAGCAAAAAAATAAACAATACATGGCGCAAATGGATGAGCGTATTTCTTTACTTCAGTCAACGTTGGAAAACTCGTTACTGGAACGTACCAAGGAAGATTAA
- a CDS encoding glycerophosphodiester phosphodiesterase has translation MTSRLLNSAVLYSLLASTLFLTACKSTPEPQQPAYVIPAAISHLPLDAANQGLDIVDIQLALGDRNLYLAANGNIKMISTAQCPLDISAHRGDFRQPESSYNAIAAALNDNFNSVEIDVMLLKDGTWVNHHDSQTGRATVHYTGERYKIERMNRKEFGQLKLRDKNTNALLNERPITAAESFKVFAAYRAPSQKLNVEIKSDANGQALVDLDNMLRKYIGLSGFYYSAADKDTLYKLRGINPYVYLGFVQGGHPTSVEKLRSDLRKGVKNDAYYLDNQDDLELAGRYGTKRYRSRYQDYTSTSALKKLQSKLGTNSGLHLDIRSYMQNPGVKSRAKGLGMKVYTYSINGTDFHQQQLLTLSRNTLPDGVIVDATPYKICQRLFKASVPAKRYQPLSNIGRYIASLPQDADFDRFEEMLGYQQEGYYLSLNSGLKSIVKAKKVTTKNTTPTPLLEHGFPTITDEKLEHKTGETIILTLPENGTQ, from the coding sequence ATGACAAGTCGCCTCTTAAATTCTGCCGTTCTTTATTCACTTTTAGCTTCAACGTTGTTTTTAACCGCATGTAAGTCAACGCCAGAACCTCAACAACCCGCTTATGTTATTCCTGCTGCAATCTCGCATTTACCCCTTGATGCTGCAAATCAAGGCTTAGACATTGTCGACATACAATTAGCCCTTGGCGATCGCAACTTATACCTTGCTGCAAACGGTAACATCAAAATGATATCGACGGCGCAATGTCCGCTCGATATTTCAGCCCATCGCGGTGACTTTCGTCAACCAGAAAGTAGCTATAATGCGATAGCAGCGGCGCTTAATGACAATTTTAACAGTGTCGAAATTGACGTCATGCTGCTTAAAGATGGCACTTGGGTCAATCATCACGATAGCCAAACTGGGCGCGCAACAGTGCATTATACAGGTGAGCGATACAAGATTGAGCGCATGAACCGCAAGGAGTTCGGCCAATTAAAATTGCGTGATAAAAACACTAACGCGCTTTTAAATGAACGCCCGATCACCGCTGCTGAATCATTTAAGGTTTTTGCGGCATACCGTGCCCCATCACAAAAGCTAAATGTGGAAATAAAATCCGACGCTAACGGCCAAGCGTTAGTTGATCTTGATAACATGTTGCGTAAGTACATTGGCTTGAGTGGCTTTTACTACTCCGCAGCAGATAAAGATACCTTATATAAACTACGAGGTATTAACCCATATGTTTACCTTGGCTTTGTCCAAGGCGGTCACCCAACTAGCGTAGAAAAGCTTCGCAGCGATTTACGCAAAGGGGTCAAAAACGATGCTTACTACTTAGATAATCAAGACGATCTTGAATTAGCGGGTCGATACGGAACGAAGCGCTATCGCTCTCGTTATCAAGATTATACAAGCACAAGTGCGCTTAAAAAGCTGCAAAGTAAGTTAGGGACTAACTCAGGCTTACACCTTGATATTCGTAGTTATATGCAAAACCCAGGGGTAAAAAGTCGCGCTAAGGGTTTAGGTATGAAGGTGTATACCTACTCGATTAATGGCACCGATTTTCATCAACAACAGCTTTTAACGCTTAGCCGTAACACTTTGCCTGACGGCGTCATTGTTGATGCTACGCCATACAAAATTTGTCAGCGACTGTTTAAGGCTTCTGTCCCCGCTAAACGCTACCAACCATTAAGTAATATCGGCCGTTATATTGCCTCGTTGCCACAAGATGCTGACTTTGATCGCTTTGAAGAAATGTTGGGCTACCAACAAGAAGGGTATTATTTATCACTCAATTCGGGGCTTAAATCCATTGTTAAGGCCAAGAAAGTGACTACTAAAAACACCACACCAACACCGCTATTAGAGCATGGTTTTCCAACCATTACAGATGAAAAGCTGGAACACAAAACGGGTGAAACCATTATTTTAACCTTGCCAGAAAATGGCACTCAATAG